Proteins encoded by one window of Homoserinimonas aerilata:
- a CDS encoding D-alanyl-D-alanine carboxypeptidase: MTEPGQPLTRRAARDAAAARADRPLPEGLSADATQPYLQQPPAPEAQLLATLAAPAQPPTQLLPPSSIPPAAPLAQAPAQTSRGLGDRLRGWAVAHRRTLLASGASIVVAALCCGAVAVGAASAARPEASGAVAAMGAVSARTVPTDSLQPTRARSCGVDVRDPAYATLGVSVVNVASGEQLLALGGGAAVPTTNLQKVLTAVTALKVLGPDTRIATRVYEGSMPGSIVLVGGGDPTLSALPAGTESVYAGAPRMSELAAQTTASLAKLYPQEAAKDKGKADDKPDKDKDPLTEKIDELKAGLQPSPSATPTAPTAPPASVTPAVTQLIVDTTLWPYGDSWDTGWSDAARTTGTQAPITPLMVDGDRADPTAATSPRGTDPIASATAAFIDALGQSTAPTIGSGEVVDGRPLLAEVFSQPVSVLVQQMLQADDNTLADMLARLVSTTLGSGGSAASLDQVFRSVLSGYEMPIDGLVVRDGSGLNAATVASPELVARMFATLDAGGAELQTIPAALPVAGQSGSLADRFSGQLASVKSAFSGVGGTTDRAATLGGLLTASDGTRLAVSLQASGEVKPETSLALETLLADIQSCGDNLAGILQ, translated from the coding sequence GTGACTGAGCCCGGGCAGCCGTTGACGCGGCGGGCTGCACGCGACGCCGCGGCAGCTCGTGCCGATCGACCCCTGCCCGAAGGCCTGTCGGCGGATGCCACGCAGCCGTATCTGCAGCAGCCGCCAGCCCCCGAGGCCCAGCTTCTGGCCACGCTGGCAGCGCCGGCCCAGCCGCCGACCCAACTCCTCCCGCCGTCGAGCATCCCGCCGGCCGCGCCGCTGGCCCAGGCGCCGGCGCAGACTTCGCGCGGTCTCGGCGACCGCCTGCGCGGCTGGGCTGTCGCTCACCGCCGCACGCTGCTCGCATCCGGTGCCAGCATTGTGGTGGCGGCGCTCTGTTGCGGGGCCGTCGCGGTGGGGGCAGCCTCTGCTGCCCGACCCGAGGCATCCGGGGCGGTTGCGGCCATGGGCGCCGTCTCGGCGCGCACTGTGCCGACGGACTCGCTGCAGCCGACGCGGGCCAGGTCGTGCGGCGTCGACGTGCGCGACCCCGCCTACGCCACCCTGGGCGTCTCCGTCGTGAATGTCGCCAGCGGGGAGCAGCTTCTCGCCCTCGGTGGCGGTGCCGCCGTTCCGACGACGAATCTGCAGAAGGTGCTCACCGCCGTCACCGCGCTCAAGGTGCTCGGCCCAGACACCCGCATCGCCACCCGCGTCTACGAGGGCAGCATGCCGGGCAGCATCGTGCTCGTCGGAGGAGGCGACCCCACGCTCAGCGCGCTGCCCGCCGGCACGGAGAGCGTGTATGCGGGCGCCCCGCGGATGTCGGAGCTCGCCGCGCAGACGACCGCTTCGCTCGCGAAGCTGTACCCGCAGGAGGCCGCCAAAGACAAGGGCAAGGCCGACGACAAGCCGGACAAGGACAAAGACCCGCTCACCGAGAAGATCGACGAGCTCAAGGCAGGGCTGCAGCCGAGCCCCTCCGCGACGCCCACCGCGCCCACGGCGCCGCCAGCGTCCGTGACGCCGGCCGTGACCCAGCTCATCGTCGACACGACCCTCTGGCCGTACGGCGACAGCTGGGACACCGGATGGTCGGATGCGGCACGCACGACGGGCACGCAGGCACCCATCACCCCGCTGATGGTGGACGGCGACCGGGCCGACCCGACGGCGGCGACCAGTCCGCGCGGAACCGACCCCATCGCATCCGCCACCGCAGCCTTCATCGATGCCCTCGGCCAGTCGACGGCGCCGACGATCGGCTCGGGCGAGGTCGTCGACGGCCGCCCCCTCCTCGCCGAGGTGTTCTCTCAGCCGGTGAGCGTGCTCGTGCAGCAGATGCTGCAGGCCGACGACAACACCCTGGCAGACATGCTGGCGCGCCTCGTGTCGACGACGCTCGGCTCGGGCGGCTCGGCCGCGTCCCTCGATCAGGTGTTCCGTTCGGTGCTCTCCGGCTACGAGATGCCCATCGACGGGCTCGTCGTGCGCGACGGCTCGGGCCTGAATGCGGCGACCGTTGCGAGCCCCGAACTCGTCGCCCGGATGTTCGCCACGCTCGACGCCGGTGGCGCCGAACTGCAGACCATCCCGGCGGCGCTGCCCGTTGCGGGGCAGAGCGGCTCACTCGCCGATCGTTTCAGCGGCCAGCTGGCGTCGGTGAAATCCGCCTTCTCCGGGGTCGGAGGGACCACCGACCGGGCCGCCACACTCGGCGGGCTGCTCACAGCATCCGACGGCACCCGGCTCGCGGTGTCATTGCAGGCGAGCGGCGAGGTGAAGCCAGAGACGAGCCTCGCGCTCGAGACACTGCTCGCCGACATCCAGAGTTGCGGCGACAACCTCGCTGGCATCCTGCAGTAG
- a CDS encoding isochorismatase family protein: MTRALLIIDVQNDFTEGGALGVDGGHAVATGVSQYLAEHPGRYAEVFASRDWHDATGDNGGHFARDAAPDFVDTWPVHCVAGTEGAEYDARLDTSAVTAHVRKGQGRPAYSIFEGDVDGVPFAQLLSERGVTEVDVVGIATDHCVLASARDALTAGLSVSVLGDLVAGVAPMPSAAALDELARLGARIRSSGAAG; the protein is encoded by the coding sequence ATGACTCGTGCGCTCCTCATCATCGACGTACAGAATGACTTCACCGAGGGCGGCGCGCTCGGTGTCGACGGCGGCCATGCGGTCGCCACGGGCGTCTCGCAGTACCTGGCGGAGCATCCGGGCCGCTACGCCGAGGTGTTCGCCTCGCGCGACTGGCATGACGCGACGGGCGACAACGGCGGTCACTTCGCCCGGGATGCCGCCCCCGATTTCGTCGACACCTGGCCGGTTCACTGCGTGGCCGGCACGGAGGGTGCCGAGTACGACGCGCGCCTCGACACCTCGGCCGTGACCGCGCATGTGCGCAAGGGCCAGGGCCGGCCCGCCTATTCGATCTTCGAGGGCGACGTCGACGGGGTTCCGTTCGCGCAGCTGCTCTCGGAGCGCGGCGTGACCGAGGTCGACGTCGTCGGCATCGCGACCGACCACTGCGTGCTCGCCTCCGCGCGCGACGCCCTGACGGCCGGCCTGTCGGTGTCGGTGCTGGGCGACCTGGTGGCGGGGGTCGCGCCGATGCCGAGCGCTGCCGCGCTTGACGAGCTCGCCCGGCTGGGGGCGCGCATCCGCTCGTCTGGGGCGGCTGGCTGA
- a CDS encoding ABC transporter ATP-binding protein, translated as MSTSTPARRGMFGRKPSEGPRAKFSQLLPYLLEHKKVLAVVIVLSVIGAAASLAQPLLVSQVITRVEAGQTLDTLVWVLVTLVVVAGLISGFQHYLLQRTGTGVVLSARRRLVSRMLRLPISEFDQRRTGDLVSRVGSDTTLLYAVITQGLVDAVGGALVFVGALIGMLVIDAALLGLTLLVVAASLIIVVGLSGRIRKASQAQQEKVGDLAASVERALSAIRTVRAAGATERENDVIDGEARGAYDKGLQVARVSALVVPIAGIALQVSLLTVLGVGGYRVADGSITIASLVTFVMFLFMMISPLGLAFGAITSTSQALGALGRIQEIIDLPSEDEADVATTVAAPVTSSGAIAFEGVEFSYPEAAHKSEAEKLLAAELGLDAPRDRTVLRGVSFSVPRGQRIALVGPSGAGKSTILSLIERFYDPTAGVVRLDGVDIRSLDRAALRAQIGYVEQDAPVLAGSLRANLTLGAPDASDDDCVDVLRAVNLLGVLDRDPAGLDAQVGEDGVMLSGGERQRLAIARTLLSAPPILLLDESTSSLDGLNEQLLREAIDAVATDRTLIVIAHRLSTVVDSDRIIVLDNGQVIGSGTHSELVDSTPLYRELAKHQLLV; from the coding sequence ATGAGCACGAGCACCCCTGCACGCCGCGGAATGTTCGGACGCAAGCCCAGCGAGGGACCGCGCGCGAAGTTCAGCCAGCTGCTGCCGTACCTGCTCGAACACAAGAAGGTGCTCGCGGTCGTCATCGTGCTCAGCGTCATCGGCGCGGCCGCATCCCTCGCCCAGCCGTTGCTCGTCAGCCAGGTCATCACCCGGGTCGAGGCCGGGCAGACGCTCGACACCCTCGTCTGGGTGCTTGTCACGCTCGTCGTCGTCGCGGGGCTCATCAGCGGCTTCCAGCACTACCTGCTGCAGCGCACCGGAACCGGCGTCGTGCTCTCCGCCCGCCGGCGCCTCGTCAGCCGCATGCTGCGCCTGCCCATCAGCGAGTTCGACCAGCGCCGCACCGGCGACCTCGTCTCCCGCGTCGGCAGCGACACAACCCTCCTGTACGCCGTCATCACGCAGGGCCTCGTCGACGCCGTCGGCGGCGCGCTCGTCTTCGTCGGCGCGCTCATCGGCATGCTCGTCATCGACGCCGCGCTCCTCGGCCTCACCCTGCTCGTCGTCGCCGCATCCCTCATCATCGTCGTCGGACTGTCGGGGCGCATCCGCAAGGCAAGCCAGGCGCAACAGGAGAAGGTCGGCGACCTCGCAGCATCCGTCGAACGTGCGCTCAGCGCCATCCGCACCGTGCGCGCCGCCGGCGCCACCGAGCGTGAGAACGACGTCATCGACGGCGAAGCCCGCGGCGCCTACGACAAGGGTCTGCAGGTCGCGCGCGTCTCTGCTCTCGTCGTTCCCATCGCCGGAATCGCCCTGCAGGTGTCGCTTCTGACCGTGCTCGGCGTCGGCGGATACCGCGTCGCCGACGGCAGCATCACCATCGCATCCCTCGTCACCTTCGTCATGTTCCTGTTCATGATGATCAGCCCGCTCGGCCTCGCCTTCGGCGCCATCACGTCGACCAGTCAGGCGCTCGGCGCGCTCGGCCGCATCCAGGAGATCATCGACCTGCCCAGCGAGGACGAAGCGGATGTCGCCACGACGGTCGCCGCGCCCGTCACCTCATCCGGCGCGATCGCCTTCGAGGGCGTCGAGTTCAGCTACCCCGAGGCCGCACACAAGTCGGAGGCCGAGAAGCTGCTCGCCGCCGAGCTCGGCCTGGACGCGCCGCGCGACCGCACCGTGCTTCGTGGGGTGTCGTTCTCGGTGCCGCGCGGGCAGCGCATCGCCCTCGTCGGGCCATCCGGTGCCGGCAAATCCACAATCCTCTCCCTCATCGAACGCTTCTACGACCCCACCGCCGGCGTCGTGCGGCTCGACGGCGTCGACATCCGCTCGCTCGACCGCGCCGCGCTGCGCGCCCAGATCGGCTACGTCGAACAGGACGCCCCCGTGCTCGCCGGCTCGCTTCGCGCCAACCTCACGCTCGGCGCGCCCGACGCATCCGACGACGACTGCGTCGACGTGCTCCGCGCCGTCAACCTGCTCGGCGTGCTCGACCGCGACCCGGCCGGCCTCGACGCGCAGGTCGGCGAAGACGGCGTCATGCTCTCCGGCGGCGAACGCCAGCGGCTCGCCATCGCCCGCACGCTGCTCTCGGCACCGCCCATCCTGCTGCTCGACGAATCGACGTCGTCACTCGACGGGCTCAACGAGCAGCTGCTGCGCGAAGCCATCGACGCCGTCGCCACCGACCGCACACTCATCGTCATCGCGCACCGCCTGTCGACCGTCGTCGACAGCGACCGCATCATCGTGCTCGACAACGGGCAGGTCATCGGCAGCGGAACCCACTCCGAACTCGTCGACTCCACGCCGCTCTACCGCGAACTCGCGAAACACCAGCTGCTGGTGTAG
- a CDS encoding type III polyketide synthase translates to MTPSIIALETVVPPTVLLQHDVRDVFAAQPGLSRLAQRLVPATFDAAAIETRHSAIAELSWESGAEHPLFFLPASGLLLSPSTRVRNELYTEQAGQLYVEAAKKACASLDTDRITHVITVSCTGFFAPGPDFLVARELGLRPGVQRFHLGFMGCYASMPALRLARQLVLADPAAVVLVVSVELCTLHVRSSSDPDQIIAASIFADGAAAAVVAADAVEGFGCSLDAFESVVTPVGEADMAWTIGDEGFEMVLSSYVPKIIDEYIEGALEPLLQGRAGEVERWAIHPGGRSILDRVQSTLKLSDEQLTPSRETLRDFGNMSSATVLFVLKNILATATPGERICAMAFGPGLTVESGLMTAN, encoded by the coding sequence GTGACCCCGTCGATCATTGCGCTCGAGACTGTTGTGCCGCCCACCGTGCTCCTGCAGCACGATGTGCGTGATGTGTTCGCCGCCCAGCCTGGCTTGAGTCGGCTCGCGCAGAGGCTGGTGCCCGCCACGTTCGATGCGGCGGCGATCGAGACGCGGCACTCTGCGATCGCCGAGCTGTCCTGGGAGAGTGGGGCGGAGCATCCGCTGTTCTTCTTGCCTGCGAGTGGCCTGCTGCTGTCGCCGTCGACGCGCGTGCGCAACGAGTTGTATACCGAGCAGGCCGGCCAGCTTTACGTGGAGGCGGCGAAGAAAGCCTGCGCGAGCCTCGACACCGACCGCATCACCCATGTGATCACGGTCTCATGCACGGGTTTCTTCGCGCCCGGCCCGGACTTCCTGGTGGCCCGCGAGCTGGGCCTGCGCCCGGGCGTGCAGCGCTTCCATCTCGGCTTCATGGGCTGCTATGCGTCGATGCCAGCACTGCGGTTGGCCCGGCAGCTTGTTCTGGCTGACCCTGCCGCGGTCGTGCTGGTTGTCAGCGTCGAGCTGTGCACGCTGCATGTGCGCTCCTCTAGTGACCCTGACCAGATCATTGCAGCATCGATCTTCGCTGATGGTGCTGCCGCGGCTGTTGTCGCAGCGGATGCGGTTGAGGGGTTCGGATGTTCGCTGGACGCCTTCGAGAGTGTCGTCACCCCGGTCGGCGAGGCCGACATGGCGTGGACGATTGGCGATGAGGGCTTCGAGATGGTGCTCAGCAGTTATGTGCCGAAGATCATCGACGAATACATCGAGGGGGCGCTGGAGCCGCTTCTGCAGGGGCGCGCGGGTGAGGTCGAGCGTTGGGCGATCCACCCGGGCGGGCGCAGCATCCTCGACCGCGTGCAGTCGACGTTGAAGCTGAGTGACGAGCAGCTCACGCCGTCGCGGGAGACGCTGCGCGATTTCGGCAACATGAGCAGCGCGACGGTGCTGTTCGTGCTGAAGAACATTCTGGCGACGGCGACGCCGGGGGAGCGCATCTGTGCGATGGCGTTCGGGCCTGGGCTCACCGTTGAGTCCGGCCTGATGACGGCGAACTGA
- a CDS encoding PadR family transcriptional regulator → MSVRMSILAMVSRHPGYGYLLRAEFDRRTGATSPLNVGQVYKTLDTLERDGLVTRSEQTDADGHVFYEATAAGHAAVAEWLTTAEETSTPSRSDLAVKVAVASTLPGVDIERMLQAQRQAALARLHRLTRETPTEGPGLGPRLVADAILFEAETELRWLDHVEQRIRTACATGTALEVAFDIDPPRRGRPRRTDKPEASEASD, encoded by the coding sequence ATGTCGGTACGAATGAGCATCCTGGCGATGGTGTCGCGCCACCCCGGCTACGGCTACCTGCTGCGCGCCGAATTCGACCGCCGCACGGGCGCGACCTCACCCCTCAACGTCGGCCAGGTCTACAAGACCCTCGACACGCTCGAACGCGACGGCCTCGTCACCAGAAGCGAGCAGACGGATGCCGACGGCCACGTCTTCTACGAGGCCACCGCCGCCGGCCACGCTGCCGTCGCCGAATGGCTCACCACCGCCGAGGAGACGAGCACGCCCAGCCGCAGCGATCTCGCCGTCAAGGTCGCCGTCGCATCCACCCTGCCGGGCGTCGACATCGAAAGGATGCTGCAGGCCCAGAGGCAGGCGGCGCTCGCCCGCCTACACCGGCTCACCCGCGAGACGCCCACAGAGGGGCCCGGGCTCGGACCGCGCCTCGTCGCCGACGCCATCCTGTTCGAGGCCGAGACGGAGCTGCGCTGGCTCGACCACGTCGAGCAGCGCATCCGCACGGCCTGCGCCACCGGCACAGCCCTCGAGGTCGCCTTCGACATCGACCCGCCCCGCCGCGGGCGACCGCGCCGCACCGACAAGCCCGAAGCATCCGAAGCATCCGACTGA
- a CDS encoding FAD-dependent oxidoreductase: protein MAEGAAGSTETGATAGPGAHPVVHDVAIVGAGPVGMLLAVLLAQGGRDVVVVDARSEISSRPRAIGIHPSGASALAAAGVDVSLQAAQIRGGVARADGRILGRMEFGSPVFSLPQQEVERMLRDRFEGIRPGSLWLGRRVTGLAHTARGVELLGTGIVARLVVGADGVDSVVRRAAGVHFRSRFGRAHYLMADLPAGGSDEDGAVLFFERGGVVESFPLVGGGRRWVALTPSPVGADGVTLASIVEDRTGAVIPTEGGSSSFTARQRLAESMVADGVVLIGDAAHEISPIGGQGLNLGWLDARALAVLLLREAHPSSASWRRFDRIRRRSARRAAGLAAFNMLVGRPLPGWVHALRTFGIRVLASPPFRRSLADAFTMRRR, encoded by the coding sequence GTGGCTGAAGGGGCCGCGGGCAGCACTGAGACTGGTGCCACTGCCGGGCCCGGCGCGCATCCGGTCGTTCATGATGTCGCGATTGTGGGGGCCGGCCCCGTCGGAATGCTGCTGGCTGTTCTCCTCGCTCAGGGCGGCCGCGATGTGGTCGTCGTCGATGCCCGCAGCGAGATCTCGTCACGGCCGCGCGCGATCGGCATCCACCCCTCTGGGGCGTCTGCGCTGGCGGCTGCCGGAGTCGATGTCTCCCTCCAGGCGGCGCAGATCCGGGGCGGTGTCGCCCGGGCCGATGGCCGCATCCTCGGCCGCATGGAATTCGGCAGCCCCGTGTTCTCCCTGCCGCAGCAGGAGGTGGAGCGGATGCTTCGCGACCGTTTCGAAGGCATCCGTCCGGGCTCCCTGTGGTTGGGGAGACGTGTGACTGGTCTTGCGCACACCGCGCGCGGGGTTGAGCTGCTCGGCACCGGAATCGTCGCCCGTCTCGTCGTGGGGGCGGACGGGGTGGACAGCGTTGTGCGTCGCGCGGCCGGTGTGCATTTTCGTTCGCGCTTCGGTCGCGCCCACTATCTGATGGCCGACCTTCCGGCTGGCGGGTCCGATGAGGATGGCGCGGTGCTCTTCTTCGAGCGCGGCGGTGTGGTGGAGTCGTTCCCGCTGGTGGGGGGCGGGCGCCGCTGGGTGGCGTTGACGCCCTCGCCGGTTGGTGCCGATGGGGTGACTCTCGCCAGCATTGTGGAGGACCGCACAGGGGCGGTGATCCCGACGGAGGGCGGCTCCAGTTCTTTCACAGCCCGGCAACGTCTGGCCGAGTCGATGGTGGCCGACGGTGTGGTGTTGATTGGTGACGCGGCCCACGAGATCAGTCCGATCGGCGGGCAGGGGCTGAACCTGGGGTGGCTGGATGCTCGGGCGCTGGCGGTTCTGTTGCTGCGGGAGGCGCATCCGTCGTCTGCGTCGTGGCGTCGTTTCGACCGCATCCGCCGCCGTTCTGCTCGTCGGGCGGCGGGGCTTGCCGCGTTCAACATGCTGGTGGGGCGCCCGCTGCCGGGCTGGGTGCACGCGCTGCGCACCTTCGGGATTCGGGTGCTGGCGTCGCCCCCGTTTCGTCGTTCACTCGCGGATGCCTTCACGATGCGTCGCCGCTGA
- a CDS encoding methyltransferase domain-containing protein produces the protein MRRQPHLRELMDGPDCDPDALRRTYAGFGILNPVVSGWGATYRRLLRPLLSASVPRTLLDVGSGGGDLARRLARLARRDGLLLEVTGVDPDARAHAYASAHPAPGVRFVRATAAQLDERFDFVVSNHVLHHLSDVPGFLVETSRLARVMTVHSDISRSRFASVAFGAATAPFFPGPACGGSFIRPDGLVSIRRSFTPAELRELAGPDWRVIALNPTRLLAVSTGRG, from the coding sequence ATGCGCAGGCAGCCGCATCTGCGGGAGCTGATGGACGGCCCTGATTGCGATCCGGATGCCCTCCGCCGTACATATGCCGGTTTCGGAATCCTCAACCCGGTGGTGTCTGGTTGGGGTGCGACCTACCGCCGCCTTCTGAGGCCGCTGCTCAGCGCATCCGTGCCACGTACCCTGCTCGATGTTGGTTCGGGTGGCGGCGATCTTGCCCGCCGGTTGGCGCGGCTGGCCAGGCGTGACGGGCTTCTGCTCGAGGTGACGGGCGTTGATCCCGATGCCCGCGCGCACGCCTACGCGAGCGCGCACCCGGCGCCGGGGGTGCGATTTGTGCGGGCGACCGCAGCGCAGCTCGATGAACGTTTCGATTTCGTTGTGTCGAATCATGTGTTGCATCATCTGAGCGATGTGCCCGGCTTCCTGGTGGAGACCTCGCGTCTGGCGCGGGTGATGACGGTGCACAGCGATATCTCCCGCAGCCGTTTCGCCTCTGTGGCGTTCGGCGCGGCGACGGCACCGTTCTTTCCGGGCCCGGCGTGTGGCGGTTCGTTCATCAGGCCTGACGGGCTGGTGTCGATCAGGCGCAGCTTCACCCCGGCCGAGCTGCGGGAGCTGGCCGGACCCGACTGGAGGGTCATCGCCCTGAACCCGACGCGCCTGCTCGCGGTGTCGACCGGCCGTGGCTGA